The uncultured Methanoregula sp. genomic sequence TGAGGGACTCCGGGTAAGGGCCGTTCTCAAGCATATCCGGGCAGTGATTGCTTTCGAGCACAATCCCGTCGCAGACCCTGAGCAGGTCCAGCATCCTTGGCGTCAGGATGCCCGTATCGGTGCAGTACCCGATCCGGCAGTCTCCCTCGGTGATGATGAACCCGCACGGCTCAGCAGCATCGTGGGATGTGGCAAACGGCTCGATTAAAAAATCCCCGATCCTGAATGGTTCATGGTACCGGCACACCCGGCTCTCCAGCGGTTTTGAGGAAGTGCGCCGGTGATTCAGGAAATCGGCAAGCGTACCTTCCGTTGCATAGACCGGCAGTTCCAGCTTGCGGCAGAGAACATCGAGTCCCCGGACATGATCCCCGTGCTCGTGGGTGACGATGATTGCCTGAATCTGTTCCGGATCAAGCCCGGCCCGGCCCATGCGCAGGAGTGTCTCCCTGGCACTCAAACCGGCATCGACGAGGATGCTTCCCCCGCATCCCTCGAGGACAACGGAGTTCCCTTTACTCCCGCTTGCAAGAACGGTGCAACGCATTGTCTCATTATTCGTCGTGCTCGTATTAGAGTCTGTTACCTCTGCTGCAGGGAGCCGGGATAAAAAATAAAACGGGAATGGATCTGCGGGAAAGATCCTTAAAAAAAGACTTGAGTAACCGTTATTTCTTTGGCCTGAGCGCCTCGTACTCGGCAAGGACCGGGGCGATCGTCTTTGTGGATATGGAACGCCGCACAAGTGCGGTGAGTTTGCGGCAGTAGTGGATATGGGCCATCTGGAAGCTGACGATAAGACCGAAACAGAAACAGGTTACAATGACCAGGGAATAACTGACAAAATCTACCA encodes the following:
- a CDS encoding MBL fold metallo-hydrolase translates to MRCTVLASGSKGNSVVLEGCGGSILVDAGLSARETLLRMGRAGLDPEQIQAIIVTHEHGDHVRGLDVLCRKLELPVYATEGTLADFLNHRRTSSKPLESRVCRYHEPFRIGDFLIEPFATSHDAAEPCGFIITEGDCRIGYCTDTGILTPRMLDLLRVCDGIVLESNHCPDMLENGPYPESLKRRIRSKRGHLSNPAAAACLQGFGKDVPHVILAHLSEMNNTPEKAMGSAREGLGLFYEENRVIVATQEGTTSDGPQCLRL